In Gulosibacter molinativorax, a single window of DNA contains:
- the recQ gene encoding DNA helicase RecQ, whose product MTDAALATLERVWGYSDFRGPQRQIVDTVIAGQNALVLMPTGGGKSLCYQIPSLVRDGTGIIISPLIALMQDQVAALEQLGVRAAFLNSTLDPDTRRLVEQQYLAGELDMLYLAPERLQASLPLLHRGKIALFAIDEAHCVSQWGHDFRPDYLGLSVIQEEFPDVPRIALTATATVQTREEIASRLGLEDAPKFVSSFDRPNIQYRIVPKNRARDSLLRFIRAEHDGDAGIVYCLSRKSVEQTAEFLRDQGLDALPYHAGLTPEQRRFNQQRFLRDDGVVMCATIAFGMGIDKPDVRFVAHLDLPKSVEGYYQETGRAGRDGEPATAWLAYGLQDVVQQRRMIEQGDGDAFRQRQQSLHLDAMLALCETAGCRRQMLLAYFGEDAQPCGNCDNCLNPPETWDGTVPAQKLLSTIVRLDRATGRAYGAGALIDVLLGKRTERSSAQGHDKVSTFGIGTELDDTGWRTVVRQLLAMNVISAVGEYGVMQVSPRGAEVLAGREPVKLRKDTTAAVARSSRRSSSSASIDELQPGQRERFEALREWRRDTARDQSVPAYVVFNDATLRELAVERPSTLNELAGISGVGRAKLEQYGDEVLEVLAGV is encoded by the coding sequence ATGACTGACGCGGCTTTGGCGACCCTCGAGAGGGTCTGGGGATACTCCGATTTTCGAGGGCCCCAGCGGCAGATCGTCGACACCGTGATCGCGGGCCAGAACGCCCTCGTGCTCATGCCGACCGGTGGCGGTAAATCGCTCTGCTACCAGATCCCGTCCCTCGTTCGCGACGGCACCGGCATCATCATCTCGCCGCTCATCGCACTGATGCAGGATCAGGTTGCGGCTCTCGAGCAGCTGGGGGTGCGCGCCGCGTTCCTGAACTCGACCCTCGACCCCGACACGCGGCGCCTGGTCGAGCAGCAATACCTCGCGGGCGAGCTCGACATGCTGTACCTCGCGCCTGAGCGACTGCAGGCCTCGCTGCCGCTGCTGCATCGCGGCAAGATCGCCCTGTTCGCGATCGATGAGGCGCACTGTGTGTCGCAGTGGGGCCACGATTTCCGCCCCGATTACCTCGGGCTCAGCGTCATCCAGGAGGAGTTTCCCGACGTCCCGCGAATCGCGCTGACCGCGACCGCGACGGTCCAGACCCGCGAAGAAATCGCATCCCGCCTGGGACTCGAGGACGCGCCGAAGTTCGTGTCGAGCTTCGACCGGCCGAACATCCAGTACCGAATCGTGCCGAAGAATCGGGCGCGCGACTCGCTGCTGCGGTTCATCCGCGCCGAGCACGACGGCGACGCGGGCATCGTCTATTGCTTATCGCGAAAATCGGTCGAGCAGACGGCCGAGTTCCTGCGCGATCAGGGGCTGGATGCGCTGCCCTACCACGCGGGCCTTACGCCCGAGCAGCGGCGATTCAATCAGCAGCGATTCCTGCGCGACGACGGCGTCGTGATGTGCGCGACGATCGCCTTCGGCATGGGCATCGACAAGCCCGACGTGCGCTTCGTCGCGCACCTCGATCTGCCGAAGTCGGTCGAGGGCTACTACCAGGAGACGGGGCGCGCGGGGCGCGACGGCGAACCCGCGACGGCCTGGCTCGCCTACGGCCTCCAGGATGTCGTGCAGCAGCGACGCATGATCGAGCAGGGCGACGGGGATGCATTCCGCCAGCGCCAGCAGTCGCTCCACCTGGATGCGATGCTCGCGTTGTGTGAGACCGCAGGCTGTCGCAGGCAGATGCTCCTCGCATATTTCGGTGAGGATGCGCAGCCCTGCGGCAACTGCGACAACTGCTTGAACCCGCCCGAGACGTGGGATGGGACGGTGCCGGCACAGAAGCTGCTGTCGACGATCGTGCGGCTCGACAGGGCGACCGGCCGCGCGTACGGCGCGGGCGCGCTGATCGACGTGCTGCTCGGAAAGCGCACGGAGCGCTCGTCGGCGCAGGGCCACGACAAGGTCTCGACGTTCGGAATCGGCACCGAGCTCGATGACACCGGCTGGCGGACGGTCGTGCGGCAGTTGCTCGCGATGAATGTGATTTCCGCGGTGGGTGAGTATGGCGTGATGCAGGTGTCGCCGAGGGGTGCGGAGGTGCTGGCTGGTCGCGAACCGGTGAAACTGCGCAAGGACACGACCGCGGCGGTAGCGCGCAGCTCGCGGCGCTCGTCGTCATCCGCTTCGATCGATGAGTTGCAGCCTGGCCAGCGTGAGCGCTTCGAGGCGCTTCGCGAGTGGCGACGCGACACCGCGCGCGATCAGTCCGTGCCCGCGTACGTCGTGTTTAACGATGCGACGCTGCGCGAGTTGGCCGTCGAGCGGCCGAGCACGCTGAACGAACTCGCCGGGATTTCGGGCGTTGGTCGCGCGAAGCTCGAGCAGTACGGGGACGAAGTGCTCGAGGTGCTTGCGGGGGTCTAG
- a CDS encoding ATP-binding protein encodes MDPLDNPYTPNAGATPEVMIGRDDQVATFRMLLQRVARGRPEQSMIVTGLRGVGKTVLLNRFEKIANELDWEVIAFEASKHDDSHFRQTMFTQLRGALLRLSPRKRWDEWAQRAGEALSAFALSVDQTGTFSLSWDVPPAEGIADHGDIALDLIDVLVAIGKAAQNREKGLAILIDEIQFLSTPQLEALIQSINRTVQLNLPVAFVGAGLPQIAKLAGDAKSYAERLFKFPHIGELSELDAGLAFTEPAQTEGVMFDEAAVKLAVQIARGYPYFIQELGYQVWAVAEGNRVTVEDVVAAQEAYEMKLDSSFFRVRLDRATPLQAAYMRAMAQLGPHPQKAADVAKLLHRESTQIAPTRAELIEMGLLYTPDHGYAAFTVPDFDKFMLRAIPRLEVPPIQRRRKRG; translated from the coding sequence TTGGATCCGCTCGACAACCCGTACACGCCGAACGCCGGTGCAACTCCTGAAGTAATGATTGGGCGCGACGACCAAGTTGCGACCTTTCGGATGTTGCTACAGCGCGTTGCTCGAGGCCGCCCCGAACAATCAATGATTGTCACAGGACTCCGTGGCGTTGGAAAGACAGTTCTCCTCAACAGGTTCGAGAAGATCGCCAACGAACTTGATTGGGAAGTAATCGCGTTCGAAGCAAGTAAGCATGACGATTCACACTTTCGTCAAACGATGTTCACGCAGTTGAGAGGGGCATTGCTACGCCTATCGCCTCGAAAACGCTGGGACGAGTGGGCCCAACGTGCTGGTGAAGCCCTCAGCGCCTTCGCACTCAGCGTTGATCAAACGGGAACCTTCTCTTTGTCCTGGGATGTGCCTCCTGCGGAGGGTATTGCGGACCACGGTGATATTGCACTTGATCTGATCGACGTATTAGTTGCGATAGGCAAAGCAGCACAGAATAGGGAAAAGGGGCTCGCCATACTTATCGACGAGATCCAGTTCCTATCAACTCCGCAGCTCGAAGCGCTAATTCAATCGATCAATCGAACAGTCCAGTTGAACCTGCCGGTTGCCTTCGTTGGCGCCGGACTCCCCCAAATTGCTAAGCTTGCGGGCGATGCCAAATCGTATGCTGAACGGCTGTTCAAGTTTCCGCACATAGGGGAACTTTCCGAACTTGACGCCGGGTTAGCGTTCACAGAACCTGCGCAAACCGAAGGAGTCATGTTCGATGAAGCGGCCGTGAAACTTGCAGTACAGATCGCGCGAGGCTATCCCTACTTCATCCAGGAACTCGGCTATCAAGTGTGGGCCGTGGCGGAGGGCAACAGAGTCACGGTCGAGGACGTCGTGGCCGCGCAAGAGGCGTATGAGATGAAACTCGATAGCTCGTTTTTCCGTGTCAGGCTTGATCGCGCGACTCCTCTACAAGCGGCATATATGCGGGCGATGGCCCAACTCGGACCCCACCCACAAAAAGCAGCGGATGTGGCAAAACTCCTTCATCGCGAATCCACACAAATTGCACCGACGCGCGCGGAACTTATCGAAATGGGGCTTCTCTATACTCCTGACCACGGATACGCGGCTTTTACAGTCCCGGACTTTGATAAATTCATGCTCCGCGCGATCCCAAGACTCGAGGTTCCTCCAATCCAGAGACGTCGGAAACGCGGCTAG
- a CDS encoding rhodanese-like domain-containing protein gives MNEITPKDLYELGTDVTLIDVREPNEVAEVRVSYAKSIPLSELSERVDEIPEGAYIMCHAGGRSARTVEHLERLGKSTINVTGGISEWEQDGLPVERG, from the coding sequence ATGAACGAAATCACTCCCAAAGACCTCTACGAGCTCGGCACCGACGTCACGCTGATCGACGTCCGCGAGCCCAATGAGGTCGCCGAAGTCCGCGTGTCGTACGCCAAGAGCATCCCGCTGAGCGAGCTCTCCGAGCGCGTCGACGAGATCCCCGAGGGCGCCTACATCATGTGCCACGCGGGTGGCCGCTCGGCGCGCACCGTCGAGCACCTCGAACGGCTCGGCAAATCCACGATCAACGTGACCGGCGGCATCTCCGAATGGGAGCAGGACGGTCTACCCGTCGAGCGCGGCTAA
- a CDS encoding HNH endonuclease signature motif containing protein, which produces MSENEPPNTPDDSPHEPHPDTYTHHRDRLTEATTTCTGSEESTTARSRLIRDTYKTAQLMLGQADAITLHTLAAAYQLADTLATADAAGDPDGHTFLHDRDRRFAWQLRSLMGELSLVIRDTDTALRNRAHDAHTLVTCYPEWVDAIAEARITLRHARELLRGVSALHLSDAVALAERALRYAASHAVHETRKYVDREAAKLAAEDFEAAHARERAARYVSVRPEAYGMATLFAYLPLEQATAIHEILTRQARALREDQQRDADAARATGADGVGLDSAARADTARADTARADAAGSADGAATADSAPAADSAPAASGVTGDTVAPDTRTTAQLKADIFAETLLTATPESILTSPTAGAARITATVNITIPVLTLLEGRVDGSDPALLDGIAPIGFDTARQLAASAPGWQRILTHPITGHAVSVDTYTPSASLRRFVQIRDTTCRHPGCARPATASDLDHTIPYVDGGATSQSNLAALCRPHHVQKHHAGWGVRHVGRGVFEFTTPLGHTTVTEPATHGPRFHPTGERVDGPATNSGSGPAENSGSGPAENSGSGPADGEAPTGSAGQDRDADHDGSDDQPPF; this is translated from the coding sequence ATGTCCGAGAACGAACCGCCCAACACTCCCGACGATTCCCCGCACGAGCCACACCCCGACACCTACACCCACCACCGCGACCGACTCACCGAAGCCACCACAACCTGCACCGGATCGGAGGAATCAACCACCGCCCGCTCGCGACTGATCCGCGACACCTACAAAACCGCCCAACTCATGCTCGGCCAAGCCGACGCGATCACCCTCCACACCCTCGCCGCCGCCTACCAACTCGCCGACACCCTCGCCACGGCTGACGCGGCGGGCGACCCGGACGGGCACACGTTCCTCCACGACCGCGACCGTCGCTTCGCGTGGCAGCTGCGGTCCCTGATGGGCGAGCTCAGCCTCGTCATACGCGACACCGACACCGCCCTGCGAAACCGTGCCCACGACGCGCACACCCTCGTGACTTGCTACCCCGAGTGGGTCGACGCGATCGCCGAAGCCCGCATCACCCTCCGCCACGCCCGCGAACTGCTCCGCGGCGTGAGCGCCCTCCACCTCAGCGACGCGGTCGCGCTCGCCGAGCGGGCGCTTCGGTATGCCGCGTCGCACGCGGTCCACGAAACCCGCAAATACGTGGACCGGGAAGCCGCGAAGCTCGCGGCCGAGGACTTCGAAGCCGCCCACGCCCGCGAACGCGCCGCACGCTACGTGTCGGTACGCCCGGAAGCATACGGGATGGCGACGCTGTTCGCGTACCTGCCGCTGGAGCAGGCCACCGCGATCCACGAGATCCTCACCCGCCAGGCCCGCGCCCTGCGCGAGGACCAGCAGCGCGACGCGGACGCGGCTCGCGCCACGGGTGCGGACGGTGTCGGTCTCGACAGCGCCGCCCGTGCCGACACCGCCCGTGCCGACACCGCCCGGGCCGACGCCGCCGGGAGCGCCGACGGTGCCGCTACTGCCGACAGTGCCCCTGCTGCCGACAGTGCCCCTGCTGCAAGCGGCGTCACGGGTGACACCGTCGCGCCGGACACGCGCACCACCGCGCAACTCAAGGCCGACATCTTCGCCGAAACCCTGCTCACCGCGACCCCCGAATCGATCCTCACGAGCCCCACCGCGGGCGCGGCGCGAATCACCGCGACCGTGAACATCACCATCCCCGTCCTCACCCTCCTCGAAGGCCGCGTCGATGGCAGCGACCCCGCCCTGCTCGACGGGATCGCGCCGATCGGGTTCGACACCGCCCGGCAGCTCGCCGCGAGCGCGCCTGGGTGGCAGCGGATCCTGACCCACCCAATCACCGGGCATGCGGTATCGGTCGACACGTACACCCCGAGCGCGAGCCTGCGCCGATTCGTGCAGATCCGCGACACGACCTGCCGCCACCCCGGCTGCGCCCGCCCCGCCACGGCGAGCGATCTCGACCACACCATCCCGTACGTCGACGGCGGGGCCACCTCACAGTCGAATCTTGCCGCGCTGTGCCGACCGCACCACGTGCAGAAACATCACGCCGGGTGGGGCGTGCGGCACGTCGGTCGCGGGGTGTTCGAGTTCACCACCCCGCTCGGCCACACCACGGTGACCGAGCCCGCGACCCACGGGCCGCGGTTCCACCCCACCGGGGAACGCGTCGACGGGCCCGCCACGAATTCGGGAAGTGGGCCCGCCGAAAATTCTGGCAGTGGGCCCGCCGAAAATTCTGGCAGTGGGCCCGCCGACGGTGAGGCACCGACCGGGTCGGCCGGTCAGGACCGGGACGCCGACCATGACGGGAGCGACGACCAGCCGCCGTTCTAG
- a CDS encoding cation-translocating P-type ATPase: protein MIRRVEGRIMDAQQQIASQQGNSGRHHRGHDSASEGAASERWTETAYLLSADEVLERLESSATGLSAEEAQRRAQEFGPNAIISLERDNAFLRYLNQFKDWLIILLLACAAVTAYLGDWNTSIVLLVLVGINTVIGFTQEQRARHTMKSLEDLVKPSAEVLRDGKLLEIESASIVPGDVVRLAEGDFVPADVRIIEAQALSTNEFALTGESEPSRKHTHAIKHEVPLGDRFNLAFAGTTVAQGEGLGVAIDTGMRMELGRIASLSESAVPTPSPLQRETTRIAQVVGTLVVGLTAIVLALGVWANMPFREALLFAVGMACALVPQGLPAEVNTALAQASSTLARKNALVKRLTSVETLGATAVICTDKTGTLTKNEMTVEELLIGLTPATVTGTGYAPEGELVDDEGRTLAPEATPRILLECGVLASNAKLLPPDAEHADWWILGDPTEGALLTLAAKGGIDLDALQREQQEIRELPFDSVRQRMTSIRLDARGKYRAWVKGNPERVLERAVSILDGEAVRPLTDEDRAHILGIVREREQRALRNLALAVRDLDREDARAENEGPMIIEQGLTFLGVASMIDPVRDEVPSAIAATLGAHIRINIITGDSALTASAIARSAGLVDEQNGELRTVTTAQLQQLTDAQVLELALAGGVVFSRVSPEDKLRIVNLIKGSGTVVAVTGDGINDAPALRSASIGVAMGRSGTDVAKQSADLILLDDSFASLVRAIREGRRIYANIAKGVLSCLTTNAAELVVNLVSLALAAVAGVPVALNVLQILAIDLLGEILPIAALGSDPEEGETMRRAPRDRRARILNRRTLLDVGLSGTVMGVLALAGYLLTYRMHGVDPAGLAATDTSAQLASTVTYVTILVTQFVNIIHRRSVHGAFSRIQLRNRWFWLAVLVATVLMLAIVYVPFIGEFFGTAPLGLEEWGLVLIAAAVMLAARYVIAWLPAVRGEREAA, encoded by the coding sequence ATGATTCGCCGAGTAGAGGGAAGAATCATGGATGCGCAGCAGCAGATCGCGTCGCAGCAGGGCAATTCTGGTCGACACCACCGGGGCCACGACAGCGCCTCGGAAGGCGCAGCGAGTGAGCGCTGGACGGAGACCGCGTACCTGCTCAGCGCTGACGAGGTGCTCGAGCGGCTCGAGTCGAGCGCAACCGGGCTTTCGGCCGAGGAGGCGCAGCGGCGGGCCCAGGAGTTTGGCCCGAACGCAATCATTTCCCTCGAACGCGACAACGCGTTTCTCCGCTACCTGAACCAGTTCAAGGACTGGCTGATCATCCTGCTGCTCGCGTGTGCGGCCGTCACCGCCTACCTCGGCGACTGGAACACGTCGATCGTGCTGCTCGTGCTGGTTGGTATCAATACGGTCATCGGGTTCACGCAGGAGCAGCGCGCGCGACACACGATGAAGTCGCTCGAGGATCTCGTCAAACCGAGCGCGGAGGTGCTGCGCGACGGCAAGCTCCTCGAGATCGAGTCGGCGAGCATCGTGCCTGGCGACGTCGTGCGCCTCGCGGAGGGCGATTTCGTGCCGGCCGACGTGCGGATCATCGAGGCGCAGGCGCTCAGCACCAACGAGTTTGCGCTGACCGGCGAGAGCGAGCCATCACGCAAGCACACCCACGCGATCAAGCACGAGGTGCCGCTCGGCGACCGCTTCAACCTCGCCTTCGCGGGCACGACCGTTGCGCAGGGCGAGGGGCTCGGGGTCGCGATTGATACCGGGATGCGCATGGAACTCGGACGGATCGCGAGCCTGAGCGAGAGCGCGGTCCCGACGCCGAGCCCGCTGCAACGCGAGACGACGCGCATCGCCCAGGTCGTGGGCACACTCGTCGTCGGCCTCACCGCGATCGTCCTGGCGCTCGGCGTATGGGCGAACATGCCGTTCCGCGAGGCGCTGCTCTTCGCCGTCGGCATGGCCTGCGCGCTCGTGCCCCAGGGCCTGCCGGCCGAGGTCAACACGGCCCTTGCCCAAGCATCCTCAACCCTTGCGCGCAAGAACGCGCTCGTGAAGCGGCTGACCTCGGTCGAGACCCTCGGCGCGACCGCCGTGATCTGTACCGACAAGACCGGCACGCTCACGAAGAACGAGATGACGGTCGAGGAACTCCTGATCGGGCTGACACCTGCCACCGTAACCGGCACTGGCTACGCACCCGAGGGCGAGCTGGTGGACGACGAGGGCCGGACGCTCGCACCCGAGGCGACCCCGCGCATCCTGCTCGAGTGCGGCGTGCTCGCGAGCAATGCGAAGCTGTTGCCCCCGGACGCGGAGCACGCCGACTGGTGGATTCTCGGGGACCCGACCGAGGGTGCGCTGCTGACGCTCGCGGCGAAGGGCGGCATCGATTTGGATGCGCTGCAGCGCGAGCAGCAGGAGATCCGGGAGCTGCCCTTCGACTCGGTGCGGCAGCGGATGACCTCGATTCGGCTGGATGCGCGGGGCAAGTACCGTGCCTGGGTCAAGGGAAATCCTGAGCGGGTGCTCGAGCGCGCGGTCTCGATTCTGGATGGGGAGGCGGTGCGGCCGCTCACCGACGAGGATCGCGCTCACATCCTCGGGATCGTGCGCGAACGCGAACAGCGGGCCCTGCGGAACCTGGCTCTCGCGGTGCGCGACCTCGACCGAGAGGATGCGCGGGCCGAGAACGAGGGCCCGATGATTATCGAGCAGGGACTGACGTTCCTCGGCGTCGCGAGCATGATCGATCCCGTCCGCGACGAGGTGCCGAGCGCGATCGCGGCGACGCTCGGCGCACACATCCGCATCAACATCATCACCGGCGACTCGGCACTCACCGCCTCCGCGATCGCGCGCTCCGCGGGCCTCGTGGATGAGCAGAACGGCGAGCTTCGCACGGTCACGACGGCGCAGTTGCAGCAGCTGACGGATGCGCAGGTGCTTGAGTTGGCGCTCGCGGGCGGAGTTGTCTTTAGCCGGGTCTCGCCCGAGGACAAGCTGCGGATCGTCAACCTGATTAAGGGGTCGGGCACCGTGGTGGCGGTCACGGGCGATGGCATTAACGATGCGCCGGCGCTGCGAAGCGCGTCGATCGGCGTCGCGATGGGGCGCTCCGGCACCGACGTCGCGAAGCAGTCGGCTGACCTCATCCTGCTCGACGACAGCTTCGCATCCCTCGTGCGCGCCATTCGCGAGGGCCGGCGCATCTACGCGAATATCGCGAAGGGCGTGCTGTCTTGCCTCACGACGAATGCCGCCGAGCTCGTCGTCAACCTGGTGAGCCTCGCGCTCGCCGCGGTCGCCGGCGTGCCCGTGGCGCTGAACGTGCTGCAGATTCTTGCGATCGACCTGCTCGGAGAGATCCTCCCGATTGCGGCCCTCGGCTCGGACCCCGAGGAGGGCGAGACGATGCGGCGGGCGCCTCGGGACCGGCGGGCGCGCATCCTGAACCGCCGGACCCTGCTCGATGTCGGGTTGAGCGGCACGGTGATGGGCGTGCTTGCGCTCGCGGGCTATTTACTGACGTATCGGATGCACGGGGTCGATCCCGCGGGGCTCGCCGCGACCGACACTTCCGCGCAGCTCGCCTCGACGGTCACGTACGTCACGATCCTTGTGACGCAGTTTGTGAACATCATTCACCGCCGGAGCGTGCACGGCGCGTTTAGCCGCATCCAGCTGCGGAACCGGTGGTTCTGGCTGGCGGTCTTGGTTGCGACCGTGCTGATGCTGGCGATCGTTTATGTGCCGTTCATCGGCGAGTTCTTCGGCACGGCACCGCTCGGACTCGAGGAATGGGGCCTCGTGCTGATTGCGGCGGCCGTGATGCTCGCGGCTCGGTACGTGATCGCGTGGCTGCCCGCGGTGCGGGGTGAGCGCGAGGCTGCTTAG